The region ctgttgtagctgccaccaccggagccaccaccactgctgaagctgccgctgctgtgtccaccaccgctgctcaccccgaagccgctgctgcgggatctgccgccgctgccgctcctgggtccgctgctgctggggccgctggtaccggtgctggagccgctgaagttgctgccgaactctgctcctgcttgggtcctgctgtcagcccaagttggcgtggccggtcccgggcagctgctgtgttcgctggagctgggttcaggcggtgggggaggggagggagccggggctgctctggttgtatcgctgttccacgtgtgcttctacctcacggtctgctcctccgttgctcgctgccgctctcccctcacatttcccgagttgcggagagcgcggtgtgaggggaaagtcccgcacctggcttgtcctgcggctcgagccgagagtccggtggCCTTCTGCCGCgctgcggctgcggcggttggctgagctgccccggagccgctgttcccgcctgtgcaggctctggatgctctataactcttctacttctctgctgccgcctcaatttcctatacacctcactttttagtaaaagtgtgtattttgctgagtttttttggtctttttcccccctaagctgctttggcgtggtacctacgccgccatcttaaccggaagtcccttcctcaatttcttaatggacactgacctgtaacccccacttccagcttgggcctaccatccacaatgagcttttgatcagagaaacctacagggtttcccaaaacaatgacagacttctgtcagagtacttgatgacccaccaaaggccagtggtaacaccctattgctgaagactccatacgcagctgacgcgtaaaatggaatgacatggctggtagccaggagagagtcagaccccagacagtcagcgtgtctagtgccagaaggcgctacataggcgactgggggaaatgaccaagatctgtccaagcaacacagtgtttaacctaattagcaacaaataaccggatgtgatgcccacacaagtgcaatagtggtacacagccatggtgaggaatcaattgctcttgatttggctaactgatccactcagtggtactagacccatagctggagctgggaaacaagtcagaaccatacccaaacacaagcccactctacaatatcaagctaccatcaatcacggggtataagagggcctaaacctatcatactgtctatcaaaaaagtaagtgttatctcaattttccggatgctaacttactctccgctggagaatctgcctctcttttccagatagatgcagatcctaagaagagagctgccccaacatacctcaaaaggggcccaactgaaactaagaacaactggtgaaataagcaagggtgatgttttcctgtgaaccgggtaccagcacaaaggggaaggagatcaatgcagagaaaaatcaactcctaccaaatcagagagccagagcctcagaggcccccaacacctcagcactgaagcagaccaaaaatgaacccaacatggctcagggaaatcttgcggaagagggggcggaaagaatgtcagagtcacatgttgggtcatgatttgcagagacatttatcataccaataactgggggctaactccacaatgcacgacccattttcattaacaaggagggtctaatgggagggggtagatcacagatgagcctaaataatggtaccaaactgcctgtatttattgaaaagaaaactaataaattaaatttaaaaaaaagagcattttccaccttaatcaagtaggcttcatcccaggtatggtgtaacatacagaaatcagtcagcatattacaccacataaataaactgaaccataagagcCACATgacatctcaattgatgcagagaaggcctttgacaaaacacaacaccacttcatgatcaaaacactggaaagaacaggcataggtttatatctcaacacaataaagactgtatataaagctcctaaagaccaaataattcttttttttatttattatttttttttatttgagagtgacagacacagagagaaaaacagatagagggagagagaatgggcgcaccagggcttccagcctctgcaaacgaactccagatgcgtgtgcccccttgtgcatctggctaacatgggacctggggaaccgagcctcgaaccggggtccttaggcttcacaggcaagcgcttaactgctaagccatctctccagccccaaataattcttaatgaggAAAAACTCAAAGAGTTCCCAGTGAGATTTGGAAGCAGACAGGGATCCCCACTCTCACCCCTGCTCTtctacatagtactagaagtactagcccaagcaatatgataggagaaagaaatgaaagggattcaACATTGAAAGGATGGATTCAAGTTAGCCatgtttgtagatgacatgatcctatatttAAGTGACccgaaagtctccatcccaaaacttctaaaggtgataaattccttcagcaaagtagcaggatacaaaataaatgcacaaaatcagtagtttttctatatgcaaaggacaaatatacagaaaaagaaatcagtgaggctataccatttttaatagcaataaaaaattaaataccttggagtaacagtaataaaggatgtgaaagaattatataattataatgtaaaaacactcaagaaagaaatgaaggaggacttgataagaaggaaagacctcccatggtcctggataggtataattaatattgtgaaaatgacaattataccaaaagcaatatacagatttaatgcaataccaataaaaataccagcatcattctccacagagactgaaaaaatgatctcaaagttcatatggaagggctgaaggcctcagatatccaaacatatcctcagcaaaagaaacacctctggtcaTATCAtgataccttatctaaagctatactgcaaagccatactgacaaaaacagcatgacactggaataaaaacagaaacatagaccagtggaacagagtTGAAGACCCAGAACTTAGGGAAAGCAATTACGgctgtttgatctttgacaaaggtgtcaataatgtaaactggagaaaagacagcatcttcaacaaatggatcTGGGTAAAttgaatgaccatatgtagaataatgaaattagacccactcattttaccatacaaaaaattaagtccaaatggattaatgagCTCAATATAAGGCCTGAAACTCTCCAACTCCTCAAAGGAAAATATAGGAGCATTCTCCATGATataagactgggaaaagacttcctgaacaaaactccaatagaaaaggaaactggccgggcgtggtggtgcacgcctttaatcccagcactcgggaggcagaggtaggaggatcgccatgagtttgaggtcaccctgagactacatagtgaattccaggtcagcctgagccaaagtgagaccctaccttgaataaaccaaaaaaataaaaaagaaaaaaaaaaaaagaaaaggaaactgaacAAGCACTCAACAAATGGaatatcatgaagctaaaatgtttttacacagacaaacattccagaggcagagccaatagattacccattgaatgggaggaaatctttgccagctatacaactgacagaagcctaatatctagaatctacaaagaactcaaaaaactaaacggtaaaaaaaaaaaaaaaaaaaaatcaaacaacccactccaaaagtgaggcagagaactaAGTAGGAAGTTCTcataggaagaattacaaattgctaacacacacataagaaaatgttctacatccctaaccattagggatatgcaaactaaaacaactatgagattctaccttaccccaaacattaaaaaatcaaatgaaaacaaatgctggtgaggatgtggagaaataggggcgttcattcactgtttgtgggaatataagctggtacaacactacagaaataaatatggagactcctgaaaaggatgaatatagagttaccaacagaccttgtcattcccttactgggcatttaccctaaaattccacatctcagttcagagatatttgctcaaccatgtttatagcttctcaattcataatagctaaatcTCAAataaacccaggtgcccatcattggataaatggataaccaagatgtggtatatctacatgatggaattctactcagcagtaagaaaaaaatgacatattgaaatttgttgaaaaaatgattgaacttggaacagatcattctaagtgaactcacacaatcacagaaaggcaattgttgcatgatctcactcatctgcagttcctaacctggatcagcctgaattgctgacataactgaatagcatcttgaggcttgaacaatagggagggtaggacttgggGGAAGAGAAAAGGTGGGCGGGGGGGacaaaaaactgaacccaaattgaactggaagtcagactaaaaggtcaAACCCTCAAGAGGGAGCACTCGAAttgagggtcctggagagagtgagacgaaatttaacttcaaatttctcctgtctttcttctctagccttttcttttttcttttcccttgatgctggcctataattccctgtaccaggatgcagtCTACATTCACAATGATctattggtcagagagacctactagatctcccaaaacaaataagacagacctatcagagcacttgattacccaccagaggttaatggtaagaccctattactaagACACCATATTctattggcatggaccatggagagacctggttggaatgtGGAGAAGAGCCTGTCCCCAGACaaatagcccatctagtgctggaagacgctacatgagctaccaggtgaaagtggccaacatctgtccaagcaactcaaagtctaggtgactgagaagcaaacaacttgacatgatacacagtgcaacagtggcacacaaccatggtgggtaaccagatgcatgtggactggctaacagatctgctcagtggaaaggaaaccatatctggaagtgggaaacaagtcagaatcatatccagataatgattctgctttccattgtcaagttcccactaaccttagactataagatgTCTAAacacttttaattctctctaaattaataatggttatcccatttaactggcactgatttcactctctgttggggagtctgtttctctttttcagatgggaactggacctgagaaGATTAGATAACCCAgcataattggggaaatgagctttcttagttaagctgatatcagcacaagggtgatagagaaagatactgaggacactcaacacctaccaaaacagagatccagatgctcttaagtgcccatcacttaagtagactcaaaatgctcccagcatacctcagggaattttgtggaagagggggcagaaagattgttagagccacaagttgagacattgcatctcccccataactgactgctgtccccataatgcatgacccacaacctccatggagttcatctgcattcccaatgaggaaagTTTCTtcaaaaaagaggcagggaggagggaaaggactgtaccaacatgtgatgtttacatacaaaatatgtccatatccaataaaaataaataaaataatttttaaaaaatgttcttcataaaACACCATAAATATTACAGAAATAAAACCAAATGTGTGCTAAACTGTGAGCATAAATGGTTTCACAATTGATAATATACACACAGCATTAGAAGGGAAATCTGGAATTTTAGTACCCTATTTAGGTCTATGTTAAGCATTATCTATAGAAGCTTGACAAAAGGAAAGAAGtttgaaaataatattatttgAACTTATAAAATACCTTTGAATTCTCAAATTGGTAGATGACAAGAACGTAGAATGTGTCCACCTGTGCTTTGTGCTCTGTAATAGTATAGAGTGAGTGTAAGGAACCTCTGTCTTGAGATGATCACAGTTTTAAAAATAGGCAGTAACATAACTTTACTCATTGGCAAGGGAAAATTTTGTAGAGGAGATATTAGAATTTCCCTTTTTTATGTTTGAGGCAGGGAGGGTCTTATTCCAGCCCAGGTTAATCTGGGAAATCCTTCTACCTagagttctgggatgaaaggcaggAGACACCTTGCTCTGATGATATTCTTTATTCATTAAATGACTTTTTATAAAAACACTGCCAAACTGTTAATAACATTCAGGAAATGTTTATTAAGCAATTGCAATTACTTTGATATTACAAGATAATGTTCTTGCATGAGGTTCACAAACTGTAGGTTAATATGATGACATTTCAATACAGATTTATATTCTCAAAATGTGTTGACAATTAGGATATACTGAAATACATTTAAGTATATATACAAAAGATATATAAGCATCTTAGTATTTAGACACCTTTAGTGTTTATATGTAGGGTTACACAGTATTTTAAGTAATTGCCTCAAAATGAGTTGTTGGAAGATTAACCAATATCCGATATTCACAATTAGAACAATTCCTACATAGCTATAGTGAAACAACTACAATAATTTGCTGTAAATACAACCTTAAGGACTTTGTActatactatatatttttttggcttgttttttaaggcaggatgttgctctagctcaggctattcactatgtagtctcagggtggcctcgaactcatggtgatcctcctacctctgcctcccaagtgttgggatttaaagACGTGTATCCACCATGCCTTGCTGAAAATGTCTTTTAACTTAATCATGCATGTTATTGATGCATACTGCTAATGCTTATTTTACTACTTTTTATAAAGATGCTCCACAGTCTCTTGATCACTAGGCTAAATGACAGGCTTTTAACTAAACACTGCTCTTGAACTTGCATTTTTGGAGGAGTTAGATAGATGTTTGAGAGACACTGTTTTCTCTGTTATGCTTTATAGTTTGTCTTACTGACACTCCCTGTATttgtaaattttaatataaaaaattcaGTAAAGTTTGAAATCAAATAACCCCATCTTTCAAACGTATAATgtaactaggtgtggtggcacacacctttaatctcagcacttgggaggcagagtaggaggactgttgtgagtttgaggccattctgagattacatagtgaattccaggtcagcctgggctaaagcaagaccctacctcgaaaaaacaaaacaaaacaaaacaaaacgacatTTCCAAGGTTGATAAGTAGAATTTACTACAGTATTCAATACTTAACTGACTAGAAAACTATTCCTAATGGTGGGGCTATCCTTCATTTCCCCCTCAGTAGTCAAAGGAGTGAAGCTGGGGATAACTGGCTTTCTCAAGTTGAACTCACCTGTCATAGGGTCTCCCATCAGACAAACCTCATACTGGTAGCTGTGGGACAGCGTCCCCGCCCCGCTGACGTCCACCAGGTGTCCAGGAAAGTGGCCCTCAGGCAGAGAGCAGCCACCCAGCGAGGACGCCCCGCTCCTCCTGCACAGCCTGACCGCCACCAACACGAgcacagagaagaggaagagcgAAGACACGGACGCCAGGGCGATGACCAGGTAGACAGTGAGCGCGTCGGGCGGCGCCGGGTCGCGCGCGCCCTCGGCCACGGGCAGGTAGGGCTGCGAGAAGCCGTCCACCAGCAGCACGTGCAGCGTGACGCTGGCCGACAGCGGCGGCTCGCCATTGTCCTGGACCAGCACGAGCAGCCTGTGCCTGGGCGCGTCGCGCTCGCTCAGCAGCCTGGCGGTGCGCACCTCGCCATTGTGCGCCCACACGCTGAACAGCCCAGGCTCGCtggcctgcagcagctggaaggacAGCCAGGCGTTGCGGCCCGAGTCGCCGTCCACCGCCACCACCTTGGTGAGCAGGTAGCCGGGCTCGGCCGCCCTGGGCAGCAGCTCGGTGCAGGGCGTCGACGCGTTGTGCGGCGGGTAGAGCACGAAGGGCGCGTGGTCATTGGCGTCCAGCACCAGCACGCGCACCAGCGCCTGGCTGCTGAGCGCGGGCGAGCCTCGGTCGGCGGCGCCCACGCGGAACTCGAAGGCCCGCAGCGCCTCGTAGTCCAGCGCGCGCAGGGCGAACAGCTGCCCGCTGTCCGCGTGGATGGACAGCAGCGAGGCGAGGGCCAGCTGCGGGTCTTGGTCGCCTTCCTGGGGCGGCAGCAGCGAGTAGGTGATCTGGGCATTGGTGCCTGAGTCTGTGTCTGTGGCGCTCACTGTGCCTATGTGCAGGCTGGGGCTGTTGTTCTCTGGGACCAGCAGGGTGTAGGAGGTTTGGCTGAAGGCTGGGGCGTTGTCGTTCACGTCGGACACCTGCACTGTTATGTTGTGCTCCGTTTTCagcctgggtgtgcccatgtCTGAGACGGTGATGGTGATGTTGTACTTGTCTCTGCTCTCTCTGTCTAGTGCTCCATCTGTTTCCAGAGTGTAGAAATTCTCCGTCGATTGTTGTAGACGAAATGGGAGAGTGTCATCTATGGAACACATAACCTTCCGGTTGTTTCCAGAGTCTGCATCGGAAACGCTGAATACTGCCACTATAATCCCTGGCAAATTTTCAGGGATGGGGCTGATTAATGAGGACAGGGTCAATTCAGGAGCATTGTCATTCACATCCATGACCTGGACAATTAAGACGCATTTTCCTGTTAGACCACCACCATCTGTGGCCTCCACATCCACATGATAAATCTGAAATGCCTCGAAATCTAAAGCCTTTATCAGCCGAATTTCCCCTGTCCTTGCGTTTATTTCAAAGGGTTTGCTAAGAACGTCGTCTTGAAATAGCTCATATGACACTTCCCCAAAGGATCCTGAATCTAAATCTCTAGCTGAGACTGAAATAACCAGAGATCCGATGGGCTTGTTCTCAGGGAGCTGTGCCTCATAGAGGTCATGAGCAAATTCGGGGCTGTTGTCATTGCTGTCC is a window of Jaculus jaculus isolate mJacJac1 chromosome 13, mJacJac1.mat.Y.cur, whole genome shotgun sequence DNA encoding:
- the Pcdhb6 gene encoding protocadherin beta-6; protein product: MLQTEVQLKRQAVLLMMGMLLWEVGSESIQYSILEETESGSFVGNLTKDLGLRMGELATRGARLVFKGNRQYLQLDLQKQDLLVKEKLDREEMCGSTEPCLLPFQLLLENPLQLFQATLRVGDINDHAPEFPAREVLLRISENTIPGKRFPLKMAQDLDTGSNSLQNYTISTDPHFHVLTRSRSDGKKFPELVLDRALDREKQSQLRLTLTALDGGSPPRSGTTEVQIQVLDSNDNSPEFAHDLYEAQLPENKPIGSLVISVSARDLDSGSFGEVSYELFQDDVLSKPFEINARTGEIRLIKALDFEAFQIYHVDVEATDGGGLTGKCVLIVQVMDVNDNAPELTLSSLISPIPENLPGIIVAVFSVSDADSGNNRKVMCSIDDTLPFRLQQSTENFYTLETDGALDRESRDKYNITITVSDMGTPRLKTEHNITVQVSDVNDNAPAFSQTSYTLLVPENNSPSLHIGTVSATDTDSGTNAQITYSLLPPQEGDQDPQLALASLLSIHADSGQLFALRALDYEALRAFEFRVGAADRGSPALSSQALVRVLVLDANDHAPFVLYPPHNASTPCTELLPRAAEPGYLLTKVVAVDGDSGRNAWLSFQLLQASEPGLFSVWAHNGEVRTARLLSERDAPRHRLLVLVQDNGEPPLSASVTLHVLLVDGFSQPYLPVAEGARDPAPPDALTVYLVIALASVSSLFLFSVLVLVAVRLCRRSGASSLGGCSLPEGHFPGHLVDVSGAGTLSHSYQYEVCLMGDPMTGEFNLRKPVIPSFTPLTTEGEMKDSPTIRNSFLVS